A single window of Nicotiana sylvestris chromosome 3, ASM39365v2, whole genome shotgun sequence DNA harbors:
- the LOC138887517 gene encoding uncharacterized protein, translating into MTRPPPPPYPQRLAKQNSKNQFKIFIVMMKSLLINVSLVEALEKMPGYAKFMKDLVTNKRSMNCETIKMTHQVSTILHSMAPKLEDPGAFTIPCTIGSANFAKTLCDLGASINLIPYSVLKSLGIGKPRPTSMRLQMVYRTMKRPLGIIVDVLVRVDKFILSTDFVILDCEVDYEVPIILGRPFLSTWKTLVDVEADELTFRVGDEKVVLHMCKSMRQPNNNEVDKHFEKFEISDVWDQ; encoded by the exons ATGACAAGGCCTCCTcctcctccataccctcaaaggcttgcaaagcaaaatagtaaaaaccaatttaaaatttttattgttatgATGAAGAGTTTGTTGATTAATGTGTCGTTGGTTGAGGCATTGGAAAAAATGCCGggatatgcaaaattcatgaaggatTTGGTAACCAATAAGAGATCGATGAattgtgagacaatcaagatgacacatcaagtgagtACGATTTTGCACTCAATGGCTCCTAAGTTGGAAGATCCGGGcgctttcacaatcccttgcacTATTGGGAGTGCCAACTTTGCCAAAACATTAtgtgatcttggggcaagtatcaacttgatacCCTATTCGGTGTTAAAATCTTTGGGAATTGggaaaccaagacccacatccatgaggttgcaaatggtgTATCGAACAATGAAGAGGCCTTTGGGTATTATTGTTGATGTGTTGGTTCGAGTTGATAAGTTCATCCTCTCGACGgactttgtgattcttgattgtgaagtggactatgaggtgcctatcattttgggtagacctttcctttCTACGTGGAAGACTCTTGTGGATGTGGAAGCCGatgaactcaccttccgggtgggtgacgaAAAGGTGGTCTTGCAtatgtgcaaatctatgaggcagCCTAATAATAACGAA GTTGACAAACACTTTGAAAAGTTTGAGATTTCAGATGTTTGGGACCAATGA